The following coding sequences are from one Triplophysa dalaica isolate WHDGS20190420 chromosome 12, ASM1584641v1, whole genome shotgun sequence window:
- the klf10 gene encoding Kruppel-like factor 10 isoform X1 gives MSPICESQEEFRPLTPSSDTDSQSSVTAGFNQTLLQRIQCMTPPYSPHSEPLQGSGSPAHELRCHAISVIRHTSDALPSTNTFSPPATSYIKCSSANKHTHLNTPRCQSDDPRDLKRTNPQCLSSEAPSAPRPGSESVPSISVFQINPLTLCSLVSVPPQPNCQRSVVFVPEGSVMVVVPQSAAPQQTFTSPSSGLRFTAIAPAPDGNSTSNISEASPSRARDHVCAHPDCGKTYFKRSHLKAHLRTHTGEKPFRCSWEGCPRCFTRSDELSRHRHTHTGEKRFACPVCHTRFMRSDHLAKHANRHLTSRRTPVWQKEFRRLNIAAVCCTLQPLAPKTQS, from the exons ATGTCTCCTATTTGTGAAAGT CAGGAAGAATTTCGGCCATTGACACCTTCATCTGACACTGATTCACAGAGTTCAGTCACAGCTGGCTTCAACCAGACTTTATTA CAGCGAATCCAGTGTATGACCCCACCCTACAGTCCCCACAGTGAGCCACTCCAGGGGTCCGGCAGTCCCGCCCATGAGCTCAGATGTCATGCTATCAGTGTAATCCGCCACACCTCAGATGCACTTCCCTCCACAAACACCTTCAGTCCTCCTGCAACATCATACATCAAGTGTTCATCTGCTAACAAGCACACTCATTTAAACACCCCCCGCTGTCAGTCCGATGACCCACGTGACTTAAAACGTACAAATCCACAGTGTCTAAGTTCTGAAGCACCATCAGCTCCCCGGCCAGGGTCTGAAAGCGTGCCATCAATCTCAGTGTTTCAGATAAATCCACTGACGCTCTGCTCTTTGGTTTCCGTCCCTCCTCAGCCAAATTGCCAACGGTCAGTGGTTTTTGTGCCCGAAGGTTCAGTGATGGTCGTGGTGCCACAGTCGGCTGCCCCTCAACAAACGTTCACATCACCTTCATCAGGTTTGAGGTTTACTGCCATTGCTCCAGCTCCAGATGGCAACTCAACTTCAAACATCTCCGAAGCATCTCCATCACGGGCTCGAGACCACGTCTGTGCTCACCCGGACTGTGggaaaacatatttcaaaaggTCTCACCTAAAAGCGCACCTGAGAACCCATACAG GTGAGAAGCCGTTTCGGTGCAGCTGGGAAGGTTGCCCGAGATGTTTCACCAGATCTGATGAACTTTCACGCCACCGTCACACGCACACGGGAGAGAAGCGTTTCGCCTGTCCCGTCTGCCACACTCGCTTTATGCGCAGCGACCACCTGGCCAAACACGCCAATCGCCATCTCACGAGCAGGAGAACACCCGTGTGGCAGAAGGAGTTCAGACGTCTTAACATCGCCGCTGTCTGTTGTACCCTGCAACCTTTGGCCCCCAAGACTCAGAGCTGA
- the klf10 gene encoding Kruppel-like factor 10 isoform X2: MSPICESQEEFRPLTPSSDTDSQSSVTAGFNQTLLRIQCMTPPYSPHSEPLQGSGSPAHELRCHAISVIRHTSDALPSTNTFSPPATSYIKCSSANKHTHLNTPRCQSDDPRDLKRTNPQCLSSEAPSAPRPGSESVPSISVFQINPLTLCSLVSVPPQPNCQRSVVFVPEGSVMVVVPQSAAPQQTFTSPSSGLRFTAIAPAPDGNSTSNISEASPSRARDHVCAHPDCGKTYFKRSHLKAHLRTHTGEKPFRCSWEGCPRCFTRSDELSRHRHTHTGEKRFACPVCHTRFMRSDHLAKHANRHLTSRRTPVWQKEFRRLNIAAVCCTLQPLAPKTQS, translated from the exons ATGTCTCCTATTTGTGAAAGT CAGGAAGAATTTCGGCCATTGACACCTTCATCTGACACTGATTCACAGAGTTCAGTCACAGCTGGCTTCAACCAGACTTTATTA CGAATCCAGTGTATGACCCCACCCTACAGTCCCCACAGTGAGCCACTCCAGGGGTCCGGCAGTCCCGCCCATGAGCTCAGATGTCATGCTATCAGTGTAATCCGCCACACCTCAGATGCACTTCCCTCCACAAACACCTTCAGTCCTCCTGCAACATCATACATCAAGTGTTCATCTGCTAACAAGCACACTCATTTAAACACCCCCCGCTGTCAGTCCGATGACCCACGTGACTTAAAACGTACAAATCCACAGTGTCTAAGTTCTGAAGCACCATCAGCTCCCCGGCCAGGGTCTGAAAGCGTGCCATCAATCTCAGTGTTTCAGATAAATCCACTGACGCTCTGCTCTTTGGTTTCCGTCCCTCCTCAGCCAAATTGCCAACGGTCAGTGGTTTTTGTGCCCGAAGGTTCAGTGATGGTCGTGGTGCCACAGTCGGCTGCCCCTCAACAAACGTTCACATCACCTTCATCAGGTTTGAGGTTTACTGCCATTGCTCCAGCTCCAGATGGCAACTCAACTTCAAACATCTCCGAAGCATCTCCATCACGGGCTCGAGACCACGTCTGTGCTCACCCGGACTGTGggaaaacatatttcaaaaggTCTCACCTAAAAGCGCACCTGAGAACCCATACAG GTGAGAAGCCGTTTCGGTGCAGCTGGGAAGGTTGCCCGAGATGTTTCACCAGATCTGATGAACTTTCACGCCACCGTCACACGCACACGGGAGAGAAGCGTTTCGCCTGTCCCGTCTGCCACACTCGCTTTATGCGCAGCGACCACCTGGCCAAACACGCCAATCGCCATCTCACGAGCAGGAGAACACCCGTGTGGCAGAAGGAGTTCAGACGTCTTAACATCGCCGCTGTCTGTTGTACCCTGCAACCTTTGGCCCCCAAGACTCAGAGCTGA
- the klf10 gene encoding Kruppel-like factor 10 isoform X4 has protein sequence MSPICESQEEFRPLTPSSDTDSQSSVTAGFNQTLLQRIQCMTPPYSPHSEPLQGSGSPAHELRCHAISPNCQRSVVFVPEGSVMVVVPQSAAPQQTFTSPSSGLRFTAIAPAPDGNSTSNISEASPSRARDHVCAHPDCGKTYFKRSHLKAHLRTHTGEKPFRCSWEGCPRCFTRSDELSRHRHTHTGEKRFACPVCHTRFMRSDHLAKHANRHLTSRRTPVWQKEFRRLNIAAVCCTLQPLAPKTQS, from the exons ATGTCTCCTATTTGTGAAAGT CAGGAAGAATTTCGGCCATTGACACCTTCATCTGACACTGATTCACAGAGTTCAGTCACAGCTGGCTTCAACCAGACTTTATTA CAGCGAATCCAGTGTATGACCCCACCCTACAGTCCCCACAGTGAGCCACTCCAGGGGTCCGGCAGTCCCGCCCATGAGCTCAGATGTCATGCTATCAGT CCAAATTGCCAACGGTCAGTGGTTTTTGTGCCCGAAGGTTCAGTGATGGTCGTGGTGCCACAGTCGGCTGCCCCTCAACAAACGTTCACATCACCTTCATCAGGTTTGAGGTTTACTGCCATTGCTCCAGCTCCAGATGGCAACTCAACTTCAAACATCTCCGAAGCATCTCCATCACGGGCTCGAGACCACGTCTGTGCTCACCCGGACTGTGggaaaacatatttcaaaaggTCTCACCTAAAAGCGCACCTGAGAACCCATACAG GTGAGAAGCCGTTTCGGTGCAGCTGGGAAGGTTGCCCGAGATGTTTCACCAGATCTGATGAACTTTCACGCCACCGTCACACGCACACGGGAGAGAAGCGTTTCGCCTGTCCCGTCTGCCACACTCGCTTTATGCGCAGCGACCACCTGGCCAAACACGCCAATCGCCATCTCACGAGCAGGAGAACACCCGTGTGGCAGAAGGAGTTCAGACGTCTTAACATCGCCGCTGTCTGTTGTACCCTGCAACCTTTGGCCCCCAAGACTCAGAGCTGA
- the klf10 gene encoding Kruppel-like factor 10 isoform X3, giving the protein MTPPYSPHSEPLQGSGSPAHELRCHAISVIRHTSDALPSTNTFSPPATSYIKCSSANKHTHLNTPRCQSDDPRDLKRTNPQCLSSEAPSAPRPGSESVPSISVFQINPLTLCSLVSVPPQPNCQRSVVFVPEGSVMVVVPQSAAPQQTFTSPSSGLRFTAIAPAPDGNSTSNISEASPSRARDHVCAHPDCGKTYFKRSHLKAHLRTHTGEKPFRCSWEGCPRCFTRSDELSRHRHTHTGEKRFACPVCHTRFMRSDHLAKHANRHLTSRRTPVWQKEFRRLNIAAVCCTLQPLAPKTQS; this is encoded by the exons ATGACCCCACCCTACAGTCCCCACAGTGAGCCACTCCAGGGGTCCGGCAGTCCCGCCCATGAGCTCAGATGTCATGCTATCAGTGTAATCCGCCACACCTCAGATGCACTTCCCTCCACAAACACCTTCAGTCCTCCTGCAACATCATACATCAAGTGTTCATCTGCTAACAAGCACACTCATTTAAACACCCCCCGCTGTCAGTCCGATGACCCACGTGACTTAAAACGTACAAATCCACAGTGTCTAAGTTCTGAAGCACCATCAGCTCCCCGGCCAGGGTCTGAAAGCGTGCCATCAATCTCAGTGTTTCAGATAAATCCACTGACGCTCTGCTCTTTGGTTTCCGTCCCTCCTCAGCCAAATTGCCAACGGTCAGTGGTTTTTGTGCCCGAAGGTTCAGTGATGGTCGTGGTGCCACAGTCGGCTGCCCCTCAACAAACGTTCACATCACCTTCATCAGGTTTGAGGTTTACTGCCATTGCTCCAGCTCCAGATGGCAACTCAACTTCAAACATCTCCGAAGCATCTCCATCACGGGCTCGAGACCACGTCTGTGCTCACCCGGACTGTGggaaaacatatttcaaaaggTCTCACCTAAAAGCGCACCTGAGAACCCATACAG GTGAGAAGCCGTTTCGGTGCAGCTGGGAAGGTTGCCCGAGATGTTTCACCAGATCTGATGAACTTTCACGCCACCGTCACACGCACACGGGAGAGAAGCGTTTCGCCTGTCCCGTCTGCCACACTCGCTTTATGCGCAGCGACCACCTGGCCAAACACGCCAATCGCCATCTCACGAGCAGGAGAACACCCGTGTGGCAGAAGGAGTTCAGACGTCTTAACATCGCCGCTGTCTGTTGTACCCTGCAACCTTTGGCCCCCAAGACTCAGAGCTGA
- the azin1a gene encoding antizyme inhibitor 1a isoform X1, with protein MSMKGTLDDVHHSVELLKGSTALRDVINKHIHDQTLANKSAFFVADLGVIVWQQVRWSAQMERVRPFYTVRCNSSPVVIEILAALGTGFVCSSKTELDLVKGFGVSSHDIMLGGTCKQLSHIKYAAKHNIQLLICDNEVELRKIARCHPKAKVLLQLMSDSCCERAKTALVFGSTLKDCRHLLENAKELNLNIAGVKFNVTSCGQDTEALCRAVSDARCVFDMGEELGFKMNILDVGEGFDGSEAQLEKINTTLRPMLDMYFPPSSGLSVIAEPGAFYVSSAFTLAVNIIAKKTVGRDFSGQTHNPLSANDEPEFLYYMNDGVYGSFANKLLCDDSISKPLVHKGVAAEEPLFSSSLWGPSEDDLDQVLDQCLLPELAVGDWLLFLSAGANSLRTAFTNGDEPKPPVFYTITERDWKEMDKCGISMDRNIKNFSLVPCCLPPNMSDTPVSTPA; from the exons ATGAGTATGAAGGGAACTCTGGATGATGTGCATCATTCTGTGGAGCTGCTCAAGGGCAGTACAGCTCTCAGAGATGTGATCAATAAACACATCCATGATCAAACTCTT GCGAATAAGAGTGCGTTTTTTGTAGCTGACCTTGGCGTGATTGTGTGGCAGCAAGTTCGCTGGAGTGCTCAAATGGAGCGGGTTCGGCCATTCTACACGGTTCGGTGCAACAGCAGTCCCGTGGTGATCGAGATCCTGGCTGCTCTCGGCACTGGCTTCGTTTGCTCCAGCAAG acCGAGCTGGATTTGGTGAAGGGCTTTGGCGTCTCATCTCATGACATCATGCTCGGTGGCACGTGTAAGCAGCTGTCTCACATCAAGTACGCAGCCAAACACAACATCCAACTCCTGATTTGTGACAACGAGGTCGAGCTAAGGAAAATTGCTCGCTGCCATCCCAAAGCAAA GGTGCTACTGCAGTTGATGTCAGATAGCTGTTGTGAAAGAGCAAAAACAGCGCTGGTCTTCGGATCGACGCTGAAGGACTGCAGACATCTGCTAGAAAACGCCAAAGAGCTCAATCTGAACATTGCAGGAGTCAA GTTCAACGTTACTAGCTGTGGTCAGGACACAGAAGCGTTGTGTCGTGCGGTGTCTGACGCCCGCTGTGTCTTTGATATGGGG GAGGAGCTcgggtttaaaatgaatattcttgACGTCGGGGAAGGCTTTGACGGAAGCGAGGCGCAGTTAGAAAAG ATTAACACAACGTTGAGACCCATGCTGGACATGTACTTTCCTCCATCAAGCGGCCTGTCAGTCATTGCTGAACCCGGAGCTTTTTATGTGTCCTCTGCCTTCACACTGGCTGTGAATATAATCGCTAAGAAAACTGTGGGACGAGATTTTAGTGGTCAAACACACA ATCCACTGTCAGCCAATGATGAGCCAGAGTTTCTCTACTACATGAATGATGGGGTTTATGGGTCTTTTGCCAATAAGCTGTTGTGTGACGATTCTATATCAAAGCCGCTGGTGCACAAG GGAGTGGCTGCAGAAGAACCCCTGTTCTCCAGCAGTTTGTGGGGTCCATCTGAAGATGATCTGGATCAGGTGTTAGATCAATGTCTCCTCCCAGAACTCGCCGTGGGCGACTGGCTTCTTTTTCTCAGTGCGGGGGCAAACAGTCTGAGGACAGCGTTCACTAACGGAGACGAACCCAAACCACCTGTTTTCTACACCATCACTGAACGTGACTG GAAAGAGATGGATAAATGTGGCATCAGTATGGACAGGAATATTAAGAACTTCTCTCTGGTACCGTGCTGCCTGCCGCCAAACATGTCAGATACACCTGTCTCTACTCCAGCCTAA
- the azin1a gene encoding antizyme inhibitor 1a isoform X2: MSMKGTLDDVHHSVELLKGSTALRDVINKHIHDQTLANKSAFFVADLGVIVWQQVRWSAQMERVRPFYTVRCNSSPVVIEILAALGTGFVCSSKTELDLVKGFGVSSHDIMLGGTCKQLSHIKYAAKHNIQLLICDNEVELRKIARCHPKAKVLLQLMSDSCCERAKTALVFGSTLKDCRHLLENAKELNLNIAGVKFNVTSCGQDTEALCRAVSDARCVFDMGEELGFKMNILDVGEGFDGSEAQLEKINTTLRPMLDMYFPPSSGLSVIAEPGAFYVSSAFTLAVNIIAKKTVGRDFSGQTHNPLSANDEPEFLYYMNDGVYGSFANKLLCDDSISKPLVHKMLCLSGSGCRRTPVLQQFVGSI, from the exons ATGAGTATGAAGGGAACTCTGGATGATGTGCATCATTCTGTGGAGCTGCTCAAGGGCAGTACAGCTCTCAGAGATGTGATCAATAAACACATCCATGATCAAACTCTT GCGAATAAGAGTGCGTTTTTTGTAGCTGACCTTGGCGTGATTGTGTGGCAGCAAGTTCGCTGGAGTGCTCAAATGGAGCGGGTTCGGCCATTCTACACGGTTCGGTGCAACAGCAGTCCCGTGGTGATCGAGATCCTGGCTGCTCTCGGCACTGGCTTCGTTTGCTCCAGCAAG acCGAGCTGGATTTGGTGAAGGGCTTTGGCGTCTCATCTCATGACATCATGCTCGGTGGCACGTGTAAGCAGCTGTCTCACATCAAGTACGCAGCCAAACACAACATCCAACTCCTGATTTGTGACAACGAGGTCGAGCTAAGGAAAATTGCTCGCTGCCATCCCAAAGCAAA GGTGCTACTGCAGTTGATGTCAGATAGCTGTTGTGAAAGAGCAAAAACAGCGCTGGTCTTCGGATCGACGCTGAAGGACTGCAGACATCTGCTAGAAAACGCCAAAGAGCTCAATCTGAACATTGCAGGAGTCAA GTTCAACGTTACTAGCTGTGGTCAGGACACAGAAGCGTTGTGTCGTGCGGTGTCTGACGCCCGCTGTGTCTTTGATATGGGG GAGGAGCTcgggtttaaaatgaatattcttgACGTCGGGGAAGGCTTTGACGGAAGCGAGGCGCAGTTAGAAAAG ATTAACACAACGTTGAGACCCATGCTGGACATGTACTTTCCTCCATCAAGCGGCCTGTCAGTCATTGCTGAACCCGGAGCTTTTTATGTGTCCTCTGCCTTCACACTGGCTGTGAATATAATCGCTAAGAAAACTGTGGGACGAGATTTTAGTGGTCAAACACACA ATCCACTGTCAGCCAATGATGAGCCAGAGTTTCTCTACTACATGAATGATGGGGTTTATGGGTCTTTTGCCAATAAGCTGTTGTGTGACGATTCTATATCAAAGCCGCTGGTGCACAAG ATGTTGTGTTTGTCAGGGAGTGGCTGCAGAAGAACCCCTGTTCTCCAGCAGTTTGTGGGGTCCATCTGA